The Candidatus Aminicenantes bacterium genomic interval AGGGCCAGGCGCTCCGGGCCGTCGTCATGGTTGCCGCGGATCGGGAAGACCGGGATCCCGGCCCGGAAGACGGGCTGCATGGCCTTCCGCCAATTGGCGTACTGGGTCTCGTAGGGCGTCCCGCCGTTCTTGAACCAACCGCTCGTCAAGTCTCCCGAAACCAGCAGGAAATCGATCTTCTCCCGCACGATCGCCTCGGCCAAGGCTTTGACGACCTCATCGTTGAGGCCGGATTTCCCCGGCGTATCCTTGTTGTCGCCCTGGGTGTCGCTGATGACGGCGAATCGCCAAGGATCAGCCGCGGCCTGCGGCCGGCCCGACGCGGCCGGGACAGCGGCAACGGAGCAGGCCGTCGCAAGAAGAAGGGCCGCAAGAACGAGCGCCGCGGCCGACGGCCGTCCAAGCCGGCCCGCCCGGCGGGCCATCAGACTTCGTCCTTGGCCGGCAGGTTTTTATACCAGGTAAAGTAGAGGATCCCGGCCAGGCCGGCCGCGACGGCCAGCCAGGCCCCGAATTGCTTCCAATTGCGCAAAAAGGCGTAAAACGGGAGAAGCGCCAAAGTGAACTGGAAGACGGCCGCGACGAGGCCGTTCAGCATGTCGATCTTGGGCATCTTGTCGCGGGCCGGGACGAGGCCGCGGCGGACCGCCTCGCGCCGGACGGGACCCCAGAACCCGAACGGGCGGACTTTGGCATAGAACTTGACCAGCACTTCCATGTCGGCGGGCTTGGTCAGTATCGAAATCACGATCGTGGCCAGCAGGCACATGCCCATGTCCAGGGCTAGGGAAGCGCTCGCATGGAGGCCTTTGAGGAGCAGCAGCCGCAGGCTGATCAACCCGGCCGACACGCCCATGCTCCAGACAAAGGCCTTGGCCCCGAACCGCCAGTAGTGCCAGCGCAGGGTGGCCGGGACGAGGATGACCGTGACCACCACGAAGACCATCGTCTCCCAGGCCGTGATGATGTTGGAGAACGACAGGCTCATGAGGAACCCGATGCCGACGGCCGCGGCTGAGGCGACTTTCCCCCAACGGACGAGCTGCAGCTGGGTCAGGTTCTTGGCGAAGTAACGCTTGACGAAGTCGTTGAGGATGACCGAGCTCGTGACGTTGATCATGGCGCTGATGGTGGACATCAGCGCCGCCAGCAGGACGGCCATGAAGAAGCCGCGCATGCCGACTGGGAATTTTTGCAAAACCAGCGGCATGATCTTCTCGGCGTCGAAGCCGGCCTGGTTGCCCAGATAGAACACCCCGAGGACCATGAAGGCGCAGCCCAGGATCCAACGCAGGTTGTAGCCGACCGTCCACATTCCGGCCGCGAGCTGGGCGTCCCGCGGCGAGCGCACGGTCAGGAAGAACTGGAAGTCCCAGACGTTGGGGCCGGCCAGGATGCGGAAGACCATCCAGAAGAACCCGGCTGCCAGGATCGGACCGAAAAGGTCAAAGTGCTGGTAGGCCGGAGCGGTGCCCGCCAGGAACGACGGCCATAGCTTCCAGGCGGGCAGGAGCGAGAACCAGCCCGGGTCCTTGGCGATGATGGTCGTAACGGCCGGCTTGGCGAAGACCATGACGGCCAGGATGACGGCACCGATGCCGATCAGGATGGTCTGGAAGACGTCGGTCAGGATGACCCCGAAGAAGCCGCCCAGGGTGACGTAGACCCCGACCACGATCAGGACGATGAGGGTGGACTCCCAGCGCGGGAAGGGCAGGAACTCCTCGGCAAACTTGCCCGTCCCGACGCTGATGAACATTAAGTTGCAGATCATCAGGACGAGCAGGAAGATGGCCGCCGCGAGCCGGGCCGCCTCGACGTCGCGCCCTTTTCCGAAGCGCGTCTCGTTCCACTCGGCGAAGGTCATGACCCCGGAGCGCCGGATGTACTTGGCCTGGAAGGCCATGTAGAAGGCAATGATGAACCAGCCCCAGAAGATGTGCGTCGCCCACATCGACTTGAGCCCCAGGTAGAAGATGATCCCGATCATGGACATCGTGCCGCCGATGTCGATGTAGCTCGAACAGCCGGACAGCCCCAGCATCCACCAGGGGATGTTGCGGTCGGCCAGGTAGTAGGAATCGAGCTTCTTGCTGGCCTGCTTTTTGACCGAGATTCCGATGGCCGCGACGATCGCAAGGTAAACGACAATGATGGCGTAATCGATGGGGTGGAGGCTCATACCCCGTATTTATAAAAAGCCGGGCCGATAGTCAAATCCGCTTTCATCCCGTCCCCGGCCCCCAAGTCGGCAACCTTCTCCATCCGCTCTTCGTCTAGAAGAGTAGGGCATCAAAGGAGAAGCCATGCGCATGTTCCAAAAGATAGCGGCGATTTTCCTGATGAGCGCCGGCCTCTGTCTCGGCGTCGCGGCCCAGGCCTCCCTGGAAGAACAGTTTCAGGCCGCGAACAAAGAACTCGCCCGCTGCATCGAAGCCAAGAACTGGGCCGGGGCCCTGGACGTTCTGGAACGCCAGTTGGGCCTCGCAGACCGGTCCGGGGACCCCGCGATCAGGGCCGGCGTCCTTTATAATAAAACCTGCTGCCTAGCGCTTTCCGGGCAAAAAGCCCGCGCGCTCGCGACTGCCCGGGAGGCGGTTAAGGCCGGGTTCACGGATTACGCCAAGTACGCCGCCGATTCCGACCTCGATGCCCTGCGTCCGGACTCGGAATTCAAGGTCTTCCTGGCGGACGTGAAGGCCCGTTTCGGCCCCCGGCCGCTCGTCTGGGACGAATCGCAGGCGCCGCCGCCTTTCGAATTGACGCTGGACGGCCCGGAAACGCCGGAATTCACCGAAATGCGGAAGGAGTTTTCGATCGACGAGGTCGTGGCCGGAGCCAAGGACGATTACGAGAAGCTTCGCCGCCTGACGGAATGGGTCAGCACGCGCTGGCAGCACAGCTCGACCCAGACGGCATCAAAAATCGATCCGCTCACGATCCTTCGGGAGGCGAAGGCGGGCGGCCGTTTCATCTGCCGGGATTACGCCGTCGTCCTGGCCGGAGTCGCCAAGGCCTACGGCATGCCCGCGCGGGTGCTCAACCTTCTGCCCCGGGACGTGGAAACTGGGAACGAATCCCATTCCGTGGCCGAAGTCTGGCTCGAGCCGTTCCACAAATGGGTCCTGGCCGACGGCCAGTACGGAGTGATCGGAGAGCTCGACGGCGTGCCGCTCAGCGGCCTCGAGCTGCAGGCGGCGTTCGCCGCCGACAAGCCCGTCCGGTGCGCGACGGGATCCGCCGTCTGCGCCGAATGGAAGCCGTTCATCCTGCGGAATGCGTTTTACTTCAAGATCGCCGACGACCAGCGTTCCTACCGCCGCAGCTTCAAGCGCCAGCTCGTCCTGGTCCCCAAGGGCTCGGCCGAACCCCACAAATTCTCCGGCGGCAACGAAGGGGTTTTCGCGGGCGCCGTCTACACGTCCAATCCCGGGACGTTTTACCTGCCCCCGAATCCGGCGCCCTCCAAGCGGCCTATTTGATTTTCTTATAAAACACCAGAGCCGAACCCGGAGCCTGGGGAACGGAGAGCTTCAATCGGGCCAGCTCGGCGCCCGGCATCGTTTTCACCGTCCCGGCGTCCTCAAACACCACTTCATAGCGGGCCCCCGGATCGATTCCCCGGAGCTCCGCCGACACGGAGTCCCCGGCGCACGTCTCCCGGCGGAAGACAAGAGCCAGGCCGGCCTCGAGGTCGGGCCGGTCGAACTGGTAGCCGAACCAGACGTCTTCCGATTCAAGGTGCGGGAAGAGCGGATAGAAATCGCCGATCATAAACGGCCGGATGCGGCGATAAACGGCCGTCGAGCGCTTGGCCTCGGCGGCCGTATGCTCACGGGCGTTGTTGATGAGCCCGTCCGGATCCGTGCCCACGTGGATGTTGCCGGCGGTCAAGGCGCTGCGGAAGGTGTAGGCCGGCTCATAGCCCAAGGCGATGGTGCCATGCAGCGGGACCCAGCGGAAAAGCCCGGCGTTCTGAAGTTGATCGGCGGCCGGGTGGGACCCTTCGCATTGCAGGTCGCTGTGCCAGAGCGGCAGGCCGCGGGTCAGGGTCTCCAAGTCGATGCGGCGGCCGCCGCCGGCGCAGACGTCGATGACCAGGTTCGGATGGCGCGCCCGCAGATCGTCCCACATGGCATAGAGACCCGTTATATACTGGTTTTCGGTCATCCCCTGCCGGTCCGGGGCGTCGGCTCGGCGCCAAAAGCCGAGAGGCGCAACGTTGAAATCCCAGCGCATCCAGTCGAGCCGCGTTTCCTTGATGAAGCCGTCCATGAGATCGGTCAGCCATCGCCGCGCTTCCGGGATGTGCAGGGCGAAGAGCTGGCTCCATTCCTTGTCCGGCTTCATGACCCATTCGGGATGCTCCTTTTGAACTTTGGTTCCGAAGTGGACCCGCTCGGGCTCGAACCACAAGAGATAGTCCAGTCCGGCCTTGTGCGCCGCGTCGGCGACGGGCTTCAAGCCGCGGGGGTATTTCGCCGGGTCGGTCTCCCAGTTTCCGGTCCCTTCGGGAAAGCCGCCGGGATACCAATGCTGGGGATCCATGTCCGACCAGAAGGCTTCGTAGCCGCGCTCCGCGAGGGCCGGCATGACCCGCACATGGGGCCCCTCATAGTCGCCCTTCGGCCCCACTTCGTTGACACTGGCGCAAATCGGCGAAAAGGCGAGCTCCCCGGCGCGCCGCGGAAGGACGTGCCGGATCAAGAGCTGGCGGAAAAGGTTGTTGCCGCGCAGGGGATCGGAACCCTCCCAGAAGACGAGCAGGATGCGCGGCGTGCGGACCGTCTCCCCGGGATTCAACGCCAGATTCGTCAGCTGCTGACCGGCCCAAAAATAAACGGCTCCGTCCCCCTCGCGGGCACAGGTCGCCTGCCACTGCCCCGTCCATCCGACCGCCACGGCGACGCCGCCCCCCTTCCAGGCCGCGTTGAAGAACGGCGCCACCCCGTCCGACGAGCGTCCGCCGTTGGGGGCCAGGGTGATCAAGTCCGGCCGGCCCGGAGAGAAGACCTTCTCCTGCGGCGCGAAGCTTTGCCCGGTGTTGTCGTCGCCGCGCATCCAATGGAGGACGGCCTCGCCTCTGGCTTCCTCGGGCAAGCGCATGTCCAGGCCCTGGATGCTCTTGAGGACGGGGCTTTTAGCCCCGCCCTTGTTCGTCAGGAACACGGTCCACTCGACGGCCGGGAAGTCCTCGTACTCGACCGAGACGCAGCGCGCTTCCAGCGCCGTGCGGGGGTCGACGTATGTCCGCGTGATCTGCAGGCGGCGGGAATCCAGGCGTGTCCGGCTCTCGGCATACTTCCAGTCCGACTGCAGGCTGCGGAAGCGCACCCCGTCATAAAGGAACGAAAAGGCGGGCCGGCTCCCCGTTCGAACCATGGCCATCTCGGACTTGGTGGGCGTCACCGCGGCCAGGGGGCCGGAGAGGAATACGAAGGACAGAATGGCGCCTAGGGTCATCAACGGCTTCCGTCTCGGCATCGTTCCTTCCTTTCAAAGCCGGTCGGGGCAATCGTATCCCGGTTGGAGAATGGGCCGATGGTAATTCCGGCGGGCGGGGGGCGTCAAGTCGTCGCGAAGACCGTCGAAGCGGACGCCTTGACGACGGCCGCGAAGACTGGTCATCGCCAAGACGGTCGAAGCGATCGTCTTGGTGACGATCAGCGGAACGGCCTATACAAATCCTCCGGCTCATGTTAAAATAGCAGGTCAAAAGAGGCATATCTATGGTTCAAAAGAGGAATTCCTCCCTAAAAAATATCATCTTCTGGGTGGCCGCGGGCGCGATCATCATCTTTCTCTGGTCCGTCCTGCAGACGCCGGCCCTGATCAAGACCGAGATCACCTTCAGCCAGTTCATGAACGACGTCGAGGGCAAAAAGGTCGAGGAAGTCACGATCACCGGCCTGCAGCTGCGCGGCCAATACCGCGACGGGACGACCTTCAAGACCGTCCTGCCGCCGCAGTACGACGACCTGATCAAGATCCTCCGCGGCAGCGCGGTCAACATCATCGTCAAAGACGCCAACAAGAGCCCCTGGTACTCCTATCTCTTCAGCTGGTTCCCGTTCGTCCTGCTGATTCTGTTCTGGGTCTTCTTCATGCGCCAGATGCAGTCCGGCGGCAACAAGGCCATGGCCTTCGGCAAGAGCCGGGCCAAGCTGTTCAACAATCAGCTCAAGAAAGTCACTTTCAAGGACGTGGCCGGGGTCGAAGAGGCCAAGGAGGAGCTGAACGAGATCGTCGGCTTCCTCAAGGAGCCGCAGCGGTTCCAGAAGCTCGGCGGCCGGATCCCCAAAGGCGTCCTGCTCGTCGGCGCCCCGGGCACGGGCAAGACCCTTCTGGCCCGAGCCGTGGCCGGCGAAGCCGACGTGCCCTTCTTCTCCATCAGCGGCTCGGACTTCGTCGAGATGTTCGTCGGCGTCGGCGCCTCGCGCGTCCGCGACCTGTTCGAGAACGGCAAGAAGCACGCCCCCTGCCTGATCTTCATCGACGAGCTCGACGCCGTCGGCCGCCAGCGGGGAGCCGGGCTGGGCGGCGGCCACGACGAACGCGAACAGACCCTGAACCAGCTCCTGGTCGAGATGGACGGTTTCGACTCCAACGAGGGCATCATCCTGATCGCGGCCACCAACAGGCCCGACATTCTGGACAGCGCGCTGCTTCGGCCGGGCCGCTTCGACCGCCGGGTCGTCGTCAACATGCCCGACGTCAAGGGCCGCGAAGAGATCCTCAAGGTCCATGTCCGCAAGATCCCGCTGGACGCGGACGTCGACCTCAAAATCCTGGCCCGCTCCACCCCCGGCTTCAGCGGGGCCGATCTGGCCAATATGATCAATGAGGCCGCCCTCGTCGGCGCCCGCCACAGCCAGGCGACCGTGACCATGAAGGACCTCGAGTATGCCAAGGACAAGGTCCTGATGGGGGTCGAGCGTAAAAGCATGATCATCTCCGACGAGGAGAAGCGGAGCACGGCCGTCCATGAAGCCGGCCACGCCCTGGTCGCCGCCCTCATCCCCGAAGCCGACCCGATCCACAAAGTGACCATCATCCCGCGCGGCATGGCCCTGGGCCTGACCCAGCAGCTGCCGCTCGACGACCGCTACACCTACAGCAAGGAATACCTGGAAGCCCAGCTCTCGGTCCTGCTGGCCGGCCGGGTGGCCGAGATGCTCTTCCTGAACAAGACGACGACCGGGGCGGCCAACGACTTCGAAAAAGGCACCGAGATCGCCCGCCGGATGGTCTGCCAATGGGGCATGTCCGACCTCGGCCCGCTGACTTTCGGCGAGCGGAACGACCTCATCTTTCTCGGCCGCGAGCTGACAGCCCACAAGAACTTCTCCGAGAAGACGGCCGAGCGGATCGACGAAGAAGTCAAGAAGATCATCAACCGCA includes:
- a CDS encoding metallophosphoesterase, with translation MARRAGRLGRPSAAALVLAALLLATACSVAAVPAASGRPQAAADPWRFAVISDTQGDNKDTPGKSGLNDEVVKALAEAIVREKIDFLLVSGDLTSGWFKNGGTPYETQYANWRKAMQPVFRAGIPVFPIRGNHDDGPERLAL
- a CDS encoding transglutaminase-like domain-containing protein; amino-acid sequence: MRMFQKIAAIFLMSAGLCLGVAAQASLEEQFQAANKELARCIEAKNWAGALDVLERQLGLADRSGDPAIRAGVLYNKTCCLALSGQKARALATAREAVKAGFTDYAKYAADSDLDALRPDSEFKVFLADVKARFGPRPLVWDESQAPPPFELTLDGPETPEFTEMRKEFSIDEVVAGAKDDYEKLRRLTEWVSTRWQHSSTQTASKIDPLTILREAKAGGRFICRDYAVVLAGVAKAYGMPARVLNLLPRDVETGNESHSVAEVWLEPFHKWVLADGQYGVIGELDGVPLSGLELQAAFAADKPVRCATGSAVCAEWKPFILRNAFYFKIADDQRSYRRSFKRQLVLVPKGSAEPHKFSGGNEGVFAGAVYTSNPGTFYLPPNPAPSKRPI
- a CDS encoding alpha-galactosidase translates to MPRRKPLMTLGAILSFVFLSGPLAAVTPTKSEMAMVRTGSRPAFSFLYDGVRFRSLQSDWKYAESRTRLDSRRLQITRTYVDPRTALEARCVSVEYEDFPAVEWTVFLTNKGGAKSPVLKSIQGLDMRLPEEARGEAVLHWMRGDDNTGQSFAPQEKVFSPGRPDLITLAPNGGRSSDGVAPFFNAAWKGGGVAVAVGWTGQWQATCAREGDGAVYFWAGQQLTNLALNPGETVRTPRILLVFWEGSDPLRGNNLFRQLLIRHVLPRRAGELAFSPICASVNEVGPKGDYEGPHVRVMPALAERGYEAFWSDMDPQHWYPGGFPEGTGNWETDPAKYPRGLKPVADAAHKAGLDYLLWFEPERVHFGTKVQKEHPEWVMKPDKEWSQLFALHIPEARRWLTDLMDGFIKETRLDWMRWDFNVAPLGFWRRADAPDRQGMTENQYITGLYAMWDDLRARHPNLVIDVCAGGGRRIDLETLTRGLPLWHSDLQCEGSHPAADQLQNAGLFRWVPLHGTIALGYEPAYTFRSALTAGNIHVGTDPDGLINNAREHTAAEAKRSTAVYRRIRPFMIGDFYPLFPHLESEDVWFGYQFDRPDLEAGLALVFRRETCAGDSVSAELRGIDPGARYEVVFEDAGTVKTMPGAELARLKLSVPQAPGSALVFYKKIK
- the ftsH gene encoding ATP-dependent zinc metalloprotease FtsH yields the protein MVQKRNSSLKNIIFWVAAGAIIIFLWSVLQTPALIKTEITFSQFMNDVEGKKVEEVTITGLQLRGQYRDGTTFKTVLPPQYDDLIKILRGSAVNIIVKDANKSPWYSYLFSWFPFVLLILFWVFFMRQMQSGGNKAMAFGKSRAKLFNNQLKKVTFKDVAGVEEAKEELNEIVGFLKEPQRFQKLGGRIPKGVLLVGAPGTGKTLLARAVAGEADVPFFSISGSDFVEMFVGVGASRVRDLFENGKKHAPCLIFIDELDAVGRQRGAGLGGGHDEREQTLNQLLVEMDGFDSNEGIILIAATNRPDILDSALLRPGRFDRRVVVNMPDVKGREEILKVHVRKIPLDADVDLKILARSTPGFSGADLANMINEAALVGARHSQATVTMKDLEYAKDKVLMGVERKSMIISDEEKRSTAVHEAGHALVAALIPEADPIHKVTIIPRGMALGLTQQLPLDDRYTYSKEYLEAQLSVLLAGRVAEMLFLNKTTTGAANDFEKGTEIARRMVCQWGMSDLGPLTFGERNDLIFLGRELTAHKNFSEKTAERIDEEVKKIINRNFDRAHRLLEENRTQLESIARLLLEKEVLSSDEINAVLKPEAVPPAPAAPAAPPLADPQPAQA